The Clostridioides sp. ES-S-0010-02 genome window below encodes:
- a CDS encoding cysteine hydrolase: MVLLIVDTQKLITNEKLYKFHEFVVNIESLIDTARKNNIEVIYVRHDDGVENELTKGKNGFEIYEKFKPCDEEKIFDKEVNSAFKGTGLLEYLKSTSEKNIIIAGLQTDYCIDATIKCGFEHGFNIIVPAYANTTVDNSFMSAEQSYKYYNEFIWNERYAECISVDETLRRMK, encoded by the coding sequence ATGGTTTTATTAATTGTTGATACACAAAAACTAATAACAAATGAAAAATTATATAAATTTCATGAATTTGTAGTAAATATAGAAAGCTTAATTGATACAGCAAGAAAAAATAATATAGAAGTAATCTATGTCCGTCATGATGATGGAGTTGAAAATGAGTTGACTAAAGGTAAAAACGGATTTGAAATATATGAAAAATTTAAACCATGTGATGAAGAAAAAATCTTTGATAAAGAAGTAAATAGTGCTTTTAAGGGAACAGGCTTATTAGAATACTTAAAAAGTACTAGTGAAAAAAATATAATTATTGCTGGACTTCAAACAGATTACTGTATTGATGCTACTATAAAATGTGGATTTGAACATGGGTTTAATATAATAGTCCCAGCTTATGCAAATACAACTGTTGATAATTCATTTATGTCAGCAGAACAATCATATAAATACTACAATGAATTTATCTGGAATGAAAGATATGCAGAATGTATTTCAGTAGACGAAACACTTAGAAGGATGAAATAA
- a CDS encoding transcription antiterminator, whose amino-acid sequence MDKEIVSILQVLLNSTLITADELQEESNASKRQITYRINKINDILKVKKVPLIYLRADKDIIVKKDTKDAIREILEKNYSKNTYYFSKTERLLYMYLMLFINLEDISINHFIDSIKVSRSTVNLDFKDLIPELEKKNIKVKNNRINGYYLVGNEMEIRRVLIKNIIETLSNEKSSRVFDIFIEEYKLDSFEEAKKIILKLVKKYEITFVEDRLIEFIYIFIFLKARMYSNRIVIQENIDIPNIAVMSSMKEYKFARELLEVYESKEKIKSHNIMYISAWILGISVGNDDEDTEDRAVISKIVNKMMTNFGYLSGVYYISQEKIFKRLYSHFRPAYYRLLFKLPIYNPICEKVKEEYRLVYRIVSNAMKEFCGLFGEDIQEEELAYLTMHFATLFSDKKEFDGPRKRRALIVCSNGVGSSAILHAELTSLFPDLHFLPILEFSELGNISESVDIVFTTNYKAEGLKTDVPVIKVSPVMTPKEKYKVTREVYIQLGDIFLRQPKIDEVMDIIKKYAKVTSESMLSSELLAYFTQIENFTSKEGEGPMLSDITNETLIKLRIKAKDWEEAIRQSASVLVENNKVTEAYVDAMVNSAKASGPYIVITKHVALPHARPEAGAKEIAIGIATLENPVEFGNDNNDPVKYVFCLSAIDNNSHLRAMSELVELLEEEEFFRVLDNAKEANEIIDFIKTHEL is encoded by the coding sequence GTGGATAAAGAAATTGTATCAATTCTTCAGGTTTTATTAAATAGCACATTGATTACAGCTGACGAACTACAAGAAGAATCTAATGCATCAAAGAGGCAAATTACTTATAGAATAAATAAAATCAATGACATACTTAAAGTAAAAAAAGTACCACTTATATATTTAAGAGCTGATAAAGATATTATTGTTAAAAAAGATACAAAAGATGCAATTAGAGAAATCCTCGAAAAAAACTATTCTAAGAATACTTACTATTTTAGCAAAACAGAAAGACTTTTATATATGTATTTAATGCTTTTTATTAATCTGGAGGATATTTCAATTAATCATTTTATAGATTCTATAAAAGTAAGTAGGTCTACTGTAAATCTTGATTTTAAAGATTTGATACCAGAACTTGAAAAAAAGAACATTAAAGTTAAGAACAATCGTATAAACGGATATTACCTAGTCGGGAATGAGATGGAAATTAGAAGAGTACTTATTAAAAACATTATAGAAACTCTATCTAATGAGAAAAGTTCAAGAGTATTTGATATTTTTATTGAAGAGTATAAGTTAGATAGTTTTGAAGAAGCTAAAAAAATTATATTAAAGCTTGTAAAAAAATATGAAATTACTTTTGTTGAAGATAGATTAATAGAGTTTATATATATCTTTATCTTTCTAAAAGCAAGAATGTATTCAAATAGAATAGTTATTCAAGAAAATATAGATATTCCTAATATTGCAGTCATGAGTTCGATGAAGGAATACAAATTTGCTAGGGAGTTATTAGAAGTATATGAGAGTAAAGAGAAGATAAAATCTCATAATATAATGTATATTAGTGCTTGGATTTTAGGTATATCAGTAGGAAATGATGATGAAGATACAGAAGATAGAGCTGTTATTTCAAAAATTGTAAATAAAATGATGACAAATTTTGGATATTTAAGTGGAGTTTATTATATAAGTCAAGAAAAAATATTTAAGAGACTATATTCTCATTTTAGACCAGCCTATTACAGACTTTTATTTAAATTACCTATTTATAATCCAATTTGTGAAAAGGTAAAAGAAGAATATAGATTAGTTTATAGAATTGTGAGTAATGCAATGAAAGAGTTTTGTGGGCTATTTGGAGAAGACATTCAAGAAGAGGAATTGGCATATTTAACTATGCATTTTGCAACCCTTTTCTCAGATAAAAAAGAGTTTGATGGACCTAGAAAAAGGAGAGCATTGATAGTTTGTTCAAATGGTGTTGGCAGTTCAGCTATTTTACATGCAGAACTTACAAGCTTGTTCCCTGATTTGCATTTTCTACCAATACTAGAATTCTCTGAACTGGGAAATATTAGTGAATCTGTAGACATTGTGTTTACAACTAATTATAAGGCGGAGGGTTTAAAAACAGATGTGCCAGTGATTAAAGTTAGTCCTGTTATGACCCCAAAAGAAAAATATAAGGTTACACGTGAAGTGTACATTCAATTGGGTGATATTTTTTTAAGGCAACCTAAAATCGATGAGGTTATGGATATAATAAAAAAATATGCGAAAGTAACTTCTGAAAGTATGCTTTCAAGTGAGTTATTAGCCTATTTTACACAGATAGAAAATTTTACGTCTAAGGAAGGAGAAGGACCTATGCTAAGTGACATTACTAATGAAACGCTAATAAAACTAAGGATAAAAGCTAAAGATTGGGAGGAAGCTATTAGACAGTCAGCTTCTGTCTTAGTTGAAAATAATAAAGTAACTGAAGCCTATGTAGATGCTATGGTTAATTCAGCAAAAGCGTCTGGACCATACATAGTAATTACAAAACATGTGGCACTTCCACATGCTAGACCAGAAGCAGGGGCAAAAGAAATTGCAATAGGGATTGCTACTTTAGAAAATCCTGTTGAATTTGGAAATGATAAT